One window of Meiothermus sp. Pnk-1 genomic DNA carries:
- a CDS encoding tyrosine-type recombinase/integrase, which translates to MERVSDWLAVFLQDGKARGLSPKTLTFYREGVMAMVRTIEDKPVDRITTADLRLFLSRSHQAGRSGGGVLAHYRAVRVFLRWLVREEVIWDDPTRRLRPPKAPPPDLPVIREGEARRLLLAAEMGRYPLRDKALVLLLWDTAARAGEILELRLGDIRPEGVRVKRKGGAYQVLPISPATRRALWAYLRNERPQVDHDFAFVSEKGWPLCYNTFRQLLRRLFRNAGLVYKPSHAFRRGAAVAMVKNGMNPFALQTMMGHKSNLMTAHYVRLAEKDLREIHSKFSPVRGLFKGD; encoded by the coding sequence GTGGAACGTGTTTCAGATTGGTTAGCGGTTTTCCTTCAGGACGGGAAGGCAAGGGGGCTAAGCCCGAAAACTTTGACCTTTTACCGGGAAGGGGTTATGGCTATGGTCAGGACAATCGAAGACAAGCCGGTGGACAGGATAACAACCGCGGACCTTCGCCTTTTCTTGTCCCGTTCCCACCAGGCAGGGCGTAGCGGGGGCGGGGTCCTGGCCCACTACCGGGCGGTTAGGGTCTTCCTTAGGTGGTTGGTGCGGGAAGAAGTCATCTGGGATGACCCTACCCGTAGGCTTCGCCCCCCTAAGGCACCCCCACCGGACCTTCCCGTGATTCGGGAAGGGGAAGCGCGGCGGCTTCTTTTGGCGGCGGAAATGGGGCGCTACCCCTTGCGGGATAAGGCCCTGGTGCTTTTGCTATGGGATACGGCAGCCCGGGCGGGGGAAATCCTCGAGCTTCGGCTTGGAGATATACGGCCCGAAGGGGTCAGGGTCAAGCGGAAAGGGGGCGCGTACCAGGTCCTTCCCATAAGCCCCGCTACCCGAAGGGCGCTTTGGGCCTACCTACGGAACGAACGGCCCCAGGTGGACCATGACTTTGCCTTCGTATCGGAAAAGGGGTGGCCCCTATGCTACAACACCTTCCGGCAGCTGCTTAGGCGGCTATTCCGAAACGCGGGCTTGGTTTACAAGCCTTCCCATGCCTTCCGGCGTGGGGCGGCGGTGGCTATGGTCAAGAACGGGATGAACCCCTTCGCCCTGCAAACCATGATGGGGCACAAGTCAAACCTGATGACCGCGCACTACGTTCGCCTTGCGGAAAAGGACCTGCGGGAAATCCATTCCAAGTTTAGCCCGGTCAGGGGGCTGTTCAAGGGTGACTAA
- a CDS encoding cbb3-type cytochrome c oxidase subunit I has protein sequence MAVTAPTKPAAPAGFWAHLWDMMTTTDHKKIGIFYLAGSFFFFGLAGLMAVAIRLQLATPNGTLLVGDHYNQVLTLHGATMLFYFIIPAGLSGFGNFIVPLMLGERDVALPRINSFAAWLWLFSGIIIYLSLFFGGAPDVGWTFYYPFSITRPGHGTDLFMVGVILLGLSSLLGSANFAATVYNLRAKGLSLWKMPIFVWSIFATSMLSLFALAGITAASLLVYLDRHLGLTLFNPANGGDPILFQQFFWFYSHPAVYIMLLPYLGIAAEVASTFAKKPVFGYRFMVFALVGIAVVGFLVWAHHMFTVGESLLFQLVFVFFTALVAVPTGVKIFSLLGTLWRGQLEFKTPLLFVMGFLFNFLLGGITGVMLAVVPFDYSVHDSYFVVAHFHNVLMAGSGFLAFAGLYYWWPKITGRLYSERWGQLHFWFFLVGYLFTFMPQYVLGFLGMPRRYYTYPDGNYLWNEMNFISTIGAILLAVGGIFWLIGMIDSFRRNQKAPDNPWGGYTLEWATTSPPPAYNFAVRFPTSFPSERPLYDWPREGLKMQPDDPSHVHLPVATVWPFMTALGLTVGGVGLALDWASSWPVILAGALVFLYSLFQWAITWEYDHPVEHHTVTGKSNAWVGMAWFIVSEIALFAILIAGYLYLRLTGAAVPPETRPPVWLALINTFLLVTSSFVVHYAHHDLRLNRPNPFRFGLLLSIILGFLFFLFQTYEFLNFHSHSSWQENVWTAAFFIIVGLHGLHVVIGGTGLSLAYYQALHRRLSPSQHGTLEAAGMYWHLVDAVWLFIVSIFYLW, from the coding sequence ATGGCCGTAACCGCACCGACCAAACCCGCTGCGCCCGCAGGTTTCTGGGCGCACCTGTGGGACATGATGACCACCACCGATCATAAAAAGATCGGGATATTCTATCTGGCGGGATCGTTTTTCTTTTTCGGGCTCGCCGGTCTGATGGCGGTGGCGATCCGCTTGCAACTTGCCACCCCTAACGGTACCTTATTGGTGGGTGACCATTACAACCAGGTGCTCACCCTGCACGGGGCGACGATGTTGTTCTATTTCATCATCCCGGCGGGGCTTTCAGGGTTTGGAAACTTCATCGTGCCCTTGATGCTGGGGGAGCGCGACGTGGCCTTGCCGCGCATCAACTCCTTCGCCGCCTGGTTGTGGCTGTTCTCAGGGATCATCATCTACCTCTCGCTCTTCTTCGGCGGAGCCCCCGACGTGGGCTGGACCTTCTACTACCCCTTCTCTATCACTCGCCCGGGTCATGGCACCGACCTTTTCATGGTGGGCGTGATCCTGCTGGGTCTGTCCTCGTTGCTGGGTTCGGCCAACTTCGCCGCTACCGTATACAACCTCCGGGCCAAGGGCCTCTCCTTGTGGAAGATGCCCATCTTTGTCTGGAGCATCTTTGCCACCTCGATGCTCTCCTTATTCGCCCTGGCCGGGATTACCGCGGCGAGCCTGCTCGTTTACCTGGACCGCCACCTGGGGCTCACCCTCTTCAACCCGGCCAACGGTGGTGACCCCATCCTCTTCCAGCAGTTCTTCTGGTTCTACTCCCACCCGGCGGTATACATCATGCTCTTGCCCTACCTGGGCATCGCCGCCGAGGTGGCCTCGACCTTCGCCAAGAAGCCGGTGTTCGGCTACCGCTTCATGGTCTTTGCGCTGGTGGGGATCGCCGTGGTGGGCTTTTTGGTCTGGGCGCACCACATGTTCACGGTGGGCGAAAGCCTCTTGTTCCAGCTGGTGTTCGTGTTCTTCACCGCGTTGGTGGCGGTTCCTACTGGGGTGAAGATCTTCAGCTTGTTGGGGACTTTGTGGAGGGGGCAGCTCGAGTTCAAGACCCCGCTCCTTTTCGTGATGGGCTTTCTATTCAACTTCTTGCTCGGGGGGATTACCGGGGTGATGCTGGCGGTGGTTCCCTTCGATTACTCGGTCCACGACTCCTATTTTGTAGTGGCCCACTTCCACAACGTGCTGATGGCCGGTTCGGGGTTCTTGGCTTTCGCCGGACTTTACTACTGGTGGCCCAAGATCACCGGACGACTTTACAGCGAGCGCTGGGGCCAGCTTCACTTTTGGTTTTTCTTGGTGGGTTACTTGTTCACCTTCATGCCCCAGTACGTGTTGGGATTCTTGGGGATGCCGCGGCGCTACTACACCTACCCCGATGGAAACTACCTGTGGAACGAGATGAACTTCATCTCGACCATTGGGGCGATCCTGCTGGCGGTGGGTGGGATCTTCTGGCTTATCGGGATGATTGACTCTTTCCGCCGCAACCAGAAGGCCCCCGATAATCCCTGGGGCGGTTATACGCTCGAGTGGGCCACCACCTCGCCCCCTCCGGCCTACAACTTCGCGGTGAGGTTCCCCACCTCCTTCCCCTCTGAGCGGCCCCTGTACGACTGGCCACGCGAAGGGCTCAAGATGCAACCGGACGACCCCAGCCACGTCCACCTGCCGGTGGCTACGGTCTGGCCTTTCATGACCGCACTCGGGCTGACCGTAGGGGGGGTTGGGCTAGCCCTCGACTGGGCCAGCAGCTGGCCGGTGATTTTGGCCGGGGCGCTGGTGTTCCTCTACAGCCTCTTCCAGTGGGCTATCACCTGGGAGTACGACCACCCCGTCGAGCACCATACCGTCACGGGCAAGTCCAACGCCTGGGTGGGGATGGCTTGGTTCATTGTCTCGGAGATCGCCCTGTTCGCTATTCTCATCGCCGGGTATCTCTACCTGCGGCTTACTGGAGCCGCCGTACCCCCTGAGACGCGCCCACCGGTGTGGCTGGCCCTGATCAACACCTTCCTCCTGGTGACGAGCTCCTTTGTGGTGCACTACGCCCACCATGACCTGCGTCTAAACCGACCCAACCCCTTCCGCTTCGGCCTACTTCTTAGCATCATTCTGGGCTTCCTGTTTTTCCTCTTCCAGACCTATGAGTTCCTCAACTTCCACAGCCATAGCTCTTGGCAGGAGAATGTCTGGACCGCGGCCTTTTTCATCATCGTGGGGCTGCACGGCTTGCACGTGGTGATCGGGGGTACTGGTTTGAGCCTGGCCTATTACCAGGCCCTGCACCGGCGCTTGAGCCCCAGCCAGCACGGCACGCTCGAGGCGGCCGGTATGTACTGGCACTTGGTAGACGCGGTGTGGCTTTTCATCGTAAGCATCTTCTACTTGTGGTGA
- the coxB gene encoding cytochrome c oxidase subunit II, whose protein sequence is MLRRSLVWAILLLGVAFALGDGGYNVNILDPATSNNREVSKLLWWVMGFAAVIFVVVIGAMTYIVLKFKKRGDEVGEPPQFHGNDRLEITWTLIPFLIVCVIFGLTARGMFEISQVPPDAMPVKVTAHLFWWDFEYPEQGIRTSNELILPVNRPVNFEITSNEAGPAKPVIHSFRVASLAGTQDAIPGIVTTRWFKPEKEGVYYGQCAELCGASHANMRFRVIVVSQAEFDRFVQGAKAFQPPAPTDPVVAKGQQLFNAQCTACHAINNTQYRSKIGPDLTFFGNRLTLGAGVWNNTPERLEAWIKNSPGMKPGSLMPPFPQLSAEDARSIAAYLESLKVEGLDFSKLPKF, encoded by the coding sequence ATGCTGCGACGAAGTCTGGTCTGGGCAATTCTTCTGCTAGGCGTAGCCTTTGCCTTGGGCGATGGGGGATACAACGTCAATATCCTCGATCCCGCCACCTCCAACAACCGTGAGGTGAGCAAGCTGCTGTGGTGGGTGATGGGCTTTGCCGCGGTCATCTTTGTGGTGGTTATCGGGGCCATGACCTACATCGTGCTGAAGTTCAAAAAACGCGGCGACGAGGTGGGCGAGCCTCCCCAGTTCCACGGCAACGACCGCTTAGAGATCACCTGGACGCTCATCCCTTTCCTCATCGTCTGTGTGATCTTTGGCCTCACCGCGCGGGGGATGTTTGAAATAAGCCAGGTTCCGCCCGATGCGATGCCGGTCAAGGTCACCGCCCATCTCTTCTGGTGGGACTTCGAGTACCCCGAGCAGGGTATCCGCACCTCCAACGAGCTGATCCTGCCGGTGAACCGCCCGGTGAACTTCGAGATCACCTCCAACGAGGCGGGGCCCGCCAAACCGGTCATCCACTCCTTCCGGGTGGCGAGCCTGGCTGGCACGCAAGATGCCATTCCCGGTATCGTCACCACCCGCTGGTTCAAGCCGGAGAAGGAAGGGGTCTACTACGGCCAGTGTGCCGAGCTGTGCGGGGCTAGCCACGCCAACATGCGCTTCCGGGTGATCGTGGTGAGCCAGGCTGAGTTTGACCGCTTCGTGCAAGGAGCCAAGGCTTTCCAGCCTCCCGCTCCCACCGACCCGGTGGTGGCTAAGGGGCAGCAACTCTTCAACGCTCAATGCACCGCCTGCCATGCCATCAACAACACCCAGTACCGGAGCAAGATCGGCCCCGACCTCACCTTCTTTGGCAACCGCCTCACCCTGGGGGCAGGGGTCTGGAACAATACCCCAGAGCGCCTCGAGGCTTGGATCAAGAACTCCCCTGGCATGAAACCTGGCTCCCTGATGCCTCCTTTCCCTCAGCTTTCCGCTGAGGACGCGCGCTCTATCGCTGCCTATCTGGAGAGCCTCAAAGTCGAGGGGCTGGACTTCAGCAAGCTGCCCAAGTTCTGA
- a CDS encoding ferritin-like domain-containing protein — protein sequence MAELNRRQALKQLGVVGTGAVLGGVISGCTSSIAAKANIDVDVLNFALNLEYLEAAFYLAATGRIGELYAAGGGNAEIRFPSGFDGTSPIPGLSDAVRQYADEIATDELAHVKAIRGALGAKAVDRPVLDLGLAFDTAGRAASNGAITGFNPFANELFFLHGAFIFEDVGVTAYKGAARLLTDDSAGGVLDTAAGILAVEAYHAGEIRTLLYARKDQPAAVGLTVEQVTQAISDLRAKVGGGKDQGITLNGKANIVVSDNNGVAFGRSTAEVLAIVYLGGMGKGGFFPNGLNGTIK from the coding sequence ATGGCTGAACTCAACCGTAGGCAAGCGCTCAAGCAGCTGGGAGTGGTAGGTACGGGAGCGGTGTTGGGCGGGGTGATCAGCGGGTGCACCTCGAGCATAGCGGCCAAGGCGAACATCGACGTGGACGTGCTCAACTTCGCCTTGAACCTCGAGTACCTCGAGGCCGCTTTCTACCTGGCCGCGACGGGGCGCATCGGGGAACTGTACGCGGCGGGCGGGGGCAACGCCGAGATTCGCTTCCCAAGCGGGTTCGATGGTACCTCTCCCATTCCCGGCCTTAGTGACGCGGTGCGGCAGTATGCCGACGAGATCGCCACCGATGAGCTGGCCCACGTCAAGGCCATCCGAGGGGCCCTGGGGGCCAAAGCCGTAGACCGCCCGGTGCTGGACCTCGGCCTGGCCTTCGACACCGCCGGACGAGCCGCAAGCAATGGGGCTATCACGGGCTTCAACCCCTTTGCCAACGAGCTGTTCTTCCTGCACGGGGCGTTTATCTTCGAAGACGTAGGCGTGACGGCTTACAAGGGTGCCGCGCGGCTCCTCACCGACGACAGCGCAGGTGGGGTTTTGGACACCGCGGCGGGCATCCTGGCGGTGGAGGCTTACCACGCGGGGGAGATCCGTACCTTGCTCTACGCCCGCAAAGACCAGCCCGCCGCGGTGGGGCTCACCGTGGAACAGGTCACCCAAGCCATCAGCGACCTGCGGGCCAAGGTAGGCGGCGGCAAGGACCAGGGCATCACCCTGAACGGCAAGGCCAACATCGTGGTCTCCGACAACAACGGCGTGGCCTTCGGGCGCAGCACCGCCGAGGTGCTGGCCATCGTCTACCTGGGCGGTATGGGCAAGGGCGGCTTCTTCCCCAACGGCCTCAACGGAACCATCAAGTGA
- the xylB gene encoding xylulokinase, producing MKPYASLGLDIGTSGCKGLLLSPEGEVLAAERAEYPLLIPRPGWAEQDPEGWWVASLGVLRRLAQRAEGLGLEVAALGLTGQMHGAVFLDAEGKSIRPALLWNDARTAAECREIEERVGGQRLREIAGNPALTGFQAPKILWLRRHEPEAYARVRHVLLPKDFIRYRLTQGFATDASDAAGTLLLDLARRAYSPEILEALEIPLDWLPRVYEGPQITGQVSREAARLTGLPPGLPVAAGGGDNAAAAVGSGVVRERVASVSLGTSGVIFAHSDRLRLDPEGALHAFCHAVPGKYHLMGVALSAGGSLRWYRDTLAGEEVAAAGEAGRDPYELLMEQAAGVAPGAEGLYFLPYLAGERTPHMDPRARGAWVGLSLAHRKGHLVRAILEGVAFALKDSLVRMEGLGVRPQALRPLGGGMRSPLWRAIVAAVLEAELQGLEVEEGPAFGAALLAGVGVGVYRDVEAAVAQAVRLKPQTTSPDPSLVQTYRSLYPQYTRLYPALKESGVF from the coding sequence ATGAAACCGTACGCTTCGTTGGGCTTGGATATCGGCACCAGCGGATGCAAAGGGTTGCTGTTGAGCCCCGAGGGGGAGGTGTTGGCGGCGGAGCGGGCCGAATACCCCCTGCTCATCCCCCGCCCGGGCTGGGCGGAGCAGGACCCCGAGGGGTGGTGGGTGGCCTCGCTGGGGGTGCTGCGCCGCTTGGCCCAACGGGCCGAAGGGCTGGGGCTCGAGGTGGCCGCCCTGGGCCTCACCGGGCAGATGCACGGGGCGGTGTTTCTAGACGCCGAGGGGAAGTCCATCCGCCCCGCCCTGCTGTGGAACGACGCCCGCACCGCCGCGGAGTGCCGGGAGATCGAGGAACGGGTAGGGGGCCAGCGGCTGCGGGAGATCGCCGGGAATCCGGCCCTCACCGGCTTCCAGGCCCCCAAGATCCTCTGGCTGCGCCGGCACGAACCGGAGGCCTACGCCCGGGTCCGGCACGTCTTGCTGCCTAAAGACTTCATCCGCTACCGGCTCACCCAAGGCTTCGCCACCGACGCCTCGGACGCCGCGGGGACGCTGCTGCTCGACCTGGCCCGGCGCGCGTACTCGCCGGAGATCCTGGAGGCGCTCGAGATCCCCCTCGACTGGCTTCCCAGGGTCTATGAAGGCCCGCAGATCACCGGGCAGGTGAGCCGGGAAGCGGCCCGCCTCACCGGGTTGCCCCCGGGCCTGCCGGTGGCGGCGGGTGGGGGGGACAACGCGGCGGCGGCGGTGGGGAGCGGGGTGGTGCGGGAGAGGGTGGCCTCGGTCTCGCTGGGCACCTCGGGGGTGATCTTCGCCCACAGCGACCGCCTGCGCCTGGACCCGGAGGGGGCTTTGCACGCTTTTTGCCACGCCGTGCCGGGCAAGTATCACCTCATGGGGGTAGCCCTCTCCGCCGGGGGCAGCCTGCGCTGGTACCGCGACACCCTGGCCGGGGAGGAGGTAGCCGCGGCCGGGGAGGCCGGGCGCGACCCCTACGAACTCCTGATGGAGCAGGCCGCCGGGGTCGCACCGGGGGCCGAGGGGCTGTACTTCCTGCCCTACCTGGCCGGGGAGCGCACCCCCCACATGGATCCCCGGGCCCGGGGGGCTTGGGTGGGGCTCAGCCTGGCCCACCGCAAGGGCCACCTGGTGCGGGCCATCCTCGAGGGGGTGGCCTTTGCCCTCAAGGACTCCCTGGTGCGGATGGAGGGCCTGGGAGTGCGGCCCCAGGCCCTGCGCCCCCTGGGTGGGGGGATGCGCAGCCCGCTGTGGCGGGCCATCGTCGCGGCGGTGCTGGAGGCCGAGCTGCAAGGGCTCGAGGTCGAGGAGGGACCCGCCTTCGGCGCGGCGCTGCTGGCGGGGGTGGGGGTAGGGGTCTACCGGGATGTGGAAGCGGCGGTGGCCCAGGCCGTCCGGCTCAAGCCCCAAACCACCTCCCCCGACCCCTCGCTGGTCCAGACCTACCGCTCCCTCTACCCGCAGTACACCCGGCTCTACCCGGCGCTCAAGGAGAGCGGGGTTTTTTAG
- a CDS encoding heme o synthase, with amino-acid sequence MKRSRFAVYVWVTLAVTLGVILWGDVVQATGSGDGCGAHWPTCNGDLLPLAPGIATFIEFFHRATSGLDFLLVVGLFLWSRRAFPGGNPVRLGAGAALAFMAVESLVGASLVLFRLVGQDASLARAFVAPVHLLNTLLLIGSLALTAWWASGGAPLRWRGQGAVAWALGLGFGALAGLAASGAVTSLGDAIFPVHSTAEAVGRAMTLGEHFLVRLRVLHPFIAVSVGLYLVLAAGLIAYLRPGLATRRLSRSVGVLYLTQLGMGFLNVYFAAPLFTQLPHLLLADLLWINWVLLMAAALAVGAPRREMNGEVGQDPETGLNSRAMTPPERASVHAGTGGATWRDYLWLTKPRVISLLLFTTLAAMLIAAGGWPGGWLFLWVSIGGYAMAGAANAINMVIDRDIDARMNRTAKRPTVTHKISSRDALIFASVLMVGAFVVLWWAANLLTALLALSGLLWYVLVYTLYMKRRFWNNIVIGGAAGAFPPLVGWAAVTNDLSLFAIYLFAIIFFWTPVHFWALSLLIKDDYARVGVPMLPVVLGERVTVVQIGLYAILTALISLMPLLMGELRLVYLLSSLALNGLLLLRSLQLYLEPVRPRAVSLYKYSMLYLALLFVAMAVDRSL; translated from the coding sequence ATGAAACGCAGCCGATTTGCCGTTTACGTTTGGGTGACGCTCGCCGTCACCTTGGGGGTCATCCTTTGGGGCGACGTGGTGCAGGCCACGGGTTCGGGGGATGGCTGTGGGGCCCACTGGCCTACGTGCAATGGGGATTTGTTGCCCCTGGCGCCAGGGATAGCCACCTTTATCGAGTTTTTCCACCGCGCCACCAGCGGGCTGGACTTTTTGCTGGTGGTGGGGCTTTTCCTCTGGTCCCGGCGGGCTTTCCCAGGGGGTAACCCGGTGCGCTTGGGGGCTGGGGCGGCCTTAGCGTTCATGGCGGTAGAGAGCCTGGTGGGGGCTAGCCTGGTGCTCTTCCGCCTGGTGGGGCAGGATGCCAGCCTGGCCCGAGCCTTTGTGGCCCCGGTGCACCTGCTCAACACCTTGCTCCTCATCGGCTCGCTGGCTCTCACCGCTTGGTGGGCCTCGGGTGGGGCGCCGCTGCGCTGGCGTGGCCAGGGGGCGGTGGCCTGGGCCTTGGGGCTCGGGTTCGGTGCGTTGGCGGGGCTGGCCGCCTCGGGTGCGGTGACCTCGCTGGGAGACGCTATTTTCCCCGTCCACAGCACCGCTGAGGCCGTAGGGCGGGCCATGACCCTCGGCGAGCACTTCTTGGTGCGGCTCCGGGTACTGCACCCCTTTATCGCGGTGAGCGTGGGGCTTTACCTGGTGCTGGCGGCGGGCCTGATCGCTTATCTACGGCCCGGCCTGGCCACCCGGCGGCTTTCCCGGTCGGTGGGAGTGCTCTACTTGACTCAGCTTGGGATGGGCTTTCTCAACGTGTACTTCGCCGCTCCTCTGTTCACCCAGCTCCCCCACCTCCTGTTGGCCGACCTGTTGTGGATCAACTGGGTGCTCTTGATGGCTGCGGCTTTAGCGGTGGGGGCCCCTCGGCGGGAGATGAACGGGGAGGTGGGGCAAGACCCCGAAACGGGGTTAAACTCAAGGGCGATGACTCCTCCTGAACGCGCGTCCGTGCATGCCGGAACCGGCGGGGCCACCTGGCGCGATTACCTCTGGCTCACCAAACCCCGGGTGATCAGTTTGCTTTTGTTTACCACGTTAGCGGCCATGCTGATCGCCGCAGGCGGGTGGCCGGGCGGGTGGCTTTTCTTGTGGGTGTCGATCGGGGGTTATGCTATGGCCGGGGCGGCCAACGCCATCAATATGGTGATCGACCGCGACATCGATGCGCGGATGAACCGCACCGCCAAGCGCCCCACCGTTACCCACAAGATCTCCTCGCGAGACGCCCTGATTTTTGCCTCGGTGTTGATGGTGGGCGCTTTTGTTGTGCTGTGGTGGGCCGCCAACCTGCTCACGGCCTTGCTGGCCCTCTCCGGGCTGCTGTGGTACGTGCTGGTCTATACCCTCTACATGAAGCGCCGCTTCTGGAACAACATCGTCATCGGCGGGGCGGCGGGGGCTTTTCCTCCGCTGGTGGGTTGGGCTGCGGTCACCAATGACCTTTCGCTCTTTGCGATCTACCTCTTTGCGATCATTTTCTTCTGGACCCCGGTGCACTTTTGGGCGCTTTCCTTGCTGATCAAAGACGACTATGCCCGGGTGGGGGTGCCGATGCTCCCGGTGGTGCTGGGCGAGCGGGTTACAGTGGTGCAGATCGGTCTCTACGCGATCCTTACCGCGCTGATCTCGCTGATGCCCTTGTTGATGGGTGAGCTGCGCCTGGTCTACTTGCTCTCGAGCCTGGCGTTGAACGGGCTGTTGCTGTTGCGCAGCCTGCAGCTTTACCTCGAGCCCGTCCGTCCCAGGGCCGTTTCGCTGTACAAATACTCCATGCTCTACCTGGCCCTGCTCTTTGTGGCTATGGCGGTGGACAGGTCGCTTTAG
- a CDS encoding anti-sigma factor domain-containing protein — protein sequence MGAEEVRELLPLYALGALGEEERQAVEAGLEAFPELREELRALQAATDQLALSLPPEPLPPGLEERILARVRPRRPWLAWLGSLAAAAVVLAAGWVGLQVWDWVKVFGDPAAHVLTLQDRQGRPIGRALVRPDQRLLLISALPAPPEGKVYQAWGLEGGTPVPLRTFRSRVVLLELPSGAKGLAVSLEPPGGSRTPTEVVGVSVNL from the coding sequence ATGGGAGCCGAGGAAGTCCGCGAACTGTTGCCGCTGTACGCGCTGGGAGCCCTGGGGGAAGAGGAGCGCCAGGCGGTAGAGGCAGGGCTCGAGGCCTTCCCGGAGCTACGGGAGGAGTTGCGCGCGTTGCAAGCGGCAACAGACCAGCTCGCGCTCTCTCTCCCCCCCGAACCGCTCCCGCCTGGGTTAGAGGAGCGCATCCTGGCCCGGGTCCGCCCCCGCCGCCCCTGGCTGGCCTGGCTCGGCTCGTTGGCCGCGGCGGCGGTAGTGCTGGCAGCGGGCTGGGTGGGCTTGCAGGTGTGGGATTGGGTAAAGGTGTTCGGCGATCCGGCGGCCCACGTCCTCACCCTCCAGGACCGCCAGGGCAGGCCGATAGGCCGCGCCCTTGTGCGCCCCGACCAGAGGCTGCTATTGATCTCGGCTTTGCCCGCCCCTCCGGAAGGCAAGGTCTACCAGGCCTGGGGGCTCGAGGGGGGAACGCCGGTGCCGCTGCGCACCTTCCGCTCGAGGGTGGTGTTGCTCGAGCTGCCCTCGGGCGCTAAGGGCCTCGCGGTTTCGCTCGAGCCCCCCGGAGGTAGCCGTACCCCCACCGAGGTGGTGGGGGTGAGCGTAAACCTATAG
- a CDS encoding sigma-70 family RNA polymerase sigma factor: protein MSGKGGWLESLGDEALLALVARGEEEALGVLYRRYAPAILALARRMGLAQNEREDCVQEVFVRIWRGAGSYCPKKTAARSWLLAVAHHHLVDQVRSRAARPQPLEPDEPEAFDLPGPGLDEFGSLDRMRIQQALRALPPEERQVIEVLYYQGYPHGEAAQRLGLPLGTLKSRARRALERLREVLVED from the coding sequence GTGAGCGGCAAAGGCGGGTGGCTGGAAAGCCTGGGAGACGAGGCCTTACTGGCCCTGGTGGCGCGGGGCGAGGAGGAGGCCTTAGGGGTACTGTATCGCCGCTATGCTCCGGCCATCCTGGCCCTGGCGCGGAGGATGGGCCTGGCCCAGAATGAGCGAGAGGACTGTGTGCAGGAGGTGTTTGTGCGGATCTGGAGGGGTGCGGGGTCGTACTGCCCCAAGAAGACCGCCGCCAGAAGCTGGCTGTTGGCGGTGGCGCACCACCACTTGGTGGACCAGGTGCGCTCGCGGGCGGCCCGGCCCCAGCCCCTCGAGCCCGACGAGCCGGAGGCTTTTGACCTGCCCGGCCCCGGCCTGGACGAGTTCGGCTCGCTGGACCGGATGCGCATTCAGCAGGCCCTGCGTGCGCTTCCTCCAGAGGAGCGCCAGGTGATCGAGGTGCTGTACTATCAAGGCTACCCGCACGGCGAGGCCGCCCAGCGCTTGGGCTTGCCGCTGGGTACCCTCAAGAGCCGTGCCCGCAGGGCGCTGGAACGCCTGAGAGAAGTGTTGGTGGAGGACTGA
- a CDS encoding DoxX family membrane protein encodes MPLARKLERLDRRITRWLADNSLTILRVSLGIVFFWFGFLKFFPGLSPAQDLAGRTIEVLSFGLVKPALSLPILATWETLIGLGLISGFFMRGTLFLLLLQMIGTILPIFFFPQEIFLRFPYAPTLEGQYIFKNLVLVAAGLVLGATVRGGKIVPEASVAES; translated from the coding sequence ATGCCGCTTGCACGCAAGCTCGAGCGCCTCGACCGCCGCATCACCCGCTGGCTAGCCGACAACAGCCTTACTATCTTGCGGGTTAGCCTGGGGATCGTGTTCTTCTGGTTCGGCTTTCTGAAGTTTTTTCCCGGGCTTTCCCCGGCCCAGGACCTGGCCGGGCGCACCATAGAAGTCCTGAGCTTCGGATTGGTCAAGCCTGCGCTGAGCCTCCCCATCCTGGCCACCTGGGAGACCCTGATCGGGCTGGGCCTGATCAGCGGGTTCTTTATGCGGGGAACCCTCTTCTTGCTCTTGTTGCAAATGATCGGGACTATCTTGCCGATCTTCTTTTTCCCCCAGGAGATTTTCCTGCGCTTTCCCTACGCCCCTACCCTCGAGGGGCAGTACATCTTCAAAAACCTGGTGCTGGTGGCAGCGGGGCTGGTACTGGGAGCTACCGTGCGGGGCGGGAAGATCGTGCCGGAGGCCAGTGTGGCCGAATCCTGA